The Rhizobium sp. WSM4643 genome contains the following window.
TGATCTCGGCGATCCCGGTCGCGGTCGCGCAAGCCGCGATCGAAAGCGGCGTCGCCCGCAAGGTCATCACCGACATGGAGGGTTATGCCCGCGAGCTTTCGGCGCGTCGCGATCCGATCGCCTCGACACTTGCCAGCCTTTACGAGCGCGTCCGCCGCCGCCCGAAGCGAATCGTCTTTGCCGAGGCCGAGGAAGAGCAGGTCCTGCGCGCCGCCATGTCCTACGCCAACCAGCAGCTCGGCACCGCCATCCTGCTCGGCCGCGAGGATCTGATCCGGGCGACGGCGGAACGCGCCGGCATCGATCTCAACCGGCCCGGTCTCGAAATCGTCAATGCCCGGCTTTCGACCCGGGTCGAGGCCTATATCGACTATCTCTATGCCAGGCTGCAGCGGCAGGGTTATCTCCATCGCGACGCCCAGCGCCTGATCCATAACGACCGCAACCACTTCGCCGCCACCATGGTGGCGCTCGGCGACGCCGACGGCATGGTGACGGGCATTACCCGAAACTATTCGACGGCGCTCGAAGATGTGCGCCGCTGCATTGACGAGAAGCCAGGCCACCGCGTCATCGGCGTGTCGCTGGCGCTCTGCCGCGGCCGCACGGTCTTCGTTGCCGATACCGCGGTGCACGATATGCCGACCGCCGTAGAGCTTGCCGATATCGCCGAAGAGGCCGCAGGTCTGGCGCGGCGCATGGGTTATCCGCCGCGTGTCGCCATGCTTGCCTATTCCACCTTCGGCCACCCCTCAGGCGAACGCTCCGAGCGGGTGCGCGAGGCGGTGAAGATCCTCGACAAGCGCCGCGTCGATTTCGAATATGACGGCGAGATGGCGGCGGACGTCGCCCTGAACCGCAAGGTGATGGAGCAATATCCCTTCTGCCGCCTCTCCGGGCCGGCCAACGTCCTCGTCATGCCGGCTTTCCACTCGGCCTCGATCTCGACCAAGATGCTGCAGGAGCTCGGTGGCTCCACCGTCATCGGCCCGATCCTCGTCGGCCTCGACAAGCCGGTGCAGATCACCTCGATGGGCGCCAAGGACAGCGACATCGTCAATATGGCGGCGATCGCCGCCTACGGGGGTTCGTAAACTCGCTTGCGCATGTGAGGCGCTTATTGGTGCCCGGCCGACAGCGCGTCGGCTGGGCGCTTATCCGGCTTAAAATGGCGCCGAAGGGTGAGGGCATCATGCTCTAGCCGTTGCCGGCCGATCATGCCCAGCCTCGAGCGCAGCTCCTGAAGATGAGATCATGTTGAGAAACAAGCTTGTCGTTTTGGCCATCGTGGTCGCCAGCTCTTTCGCTTATACGAAATTGATGGCCAGGGTCGGCTCAGGCTCGCCGCCTCCAGATGCGCCATTGGAACAACGGGCCGACCTCATTCGCGTTTATAAATCCGAACGTCGCATGGTCCTTCTCAGAGGCGATGCTCCCATCTCTACATACCGGATTTCTCTCGGCACGGCTGCCGATGCGGGGCCCAAGCAACGAGAAGGTGACGAGAAAACACCTGAAGGGCGTTATGAAATAGACTGGCGAAATCCAAAGTCGATGGACTATCTGAGCCTGCACATTTCCTATCCAAACACGGATGATCGGCGCAACGCTGAAGCCGGAGGCTTTCCAGCCGGGGGCGATATCATGATCCACGGGCTTCCCAATGGCTGGGGCCTATTCGGAAACGTCCATCACCTTTGGGATTGGACGGATGGGTGTGTTGCCGTAACCAACGCGGAGATGCGCGATATCTGGGCCCGCGTCCCCACCCATACCCCGATAGAGATCGTGCCCTGAAGCATTGCCGGCGCCCGGAAAGGCTCTAGGAAAGGTTCTAGCTCGCGAAGCGGCCGGCGTCGGCGCCGTAATAATTCAGGTAACGGTCCGAAATGCTGGTGATCGGCAGCACGATCAGCACGTCGGTCGTGTTGAAGGCATGATCGACGACCGCGCTGGAGCCCACCATCGCAC
Protein-coding sequences here:
- a CDS encoding L,D-transpeptidase family protein, producing the protein MRNKLVVLAIVVASSFAYTKLMARVGSGSPPPDAPLEQRADLIRVYKSERRMVLLRGDAPISTYRISLGTAADAGPKQREGDEKTPEGRYEIDWRNPKSMDYLSLHISYPNTDDRRNAEAGGFPAGGDIMIHGLPNGWGLFGNVHHLWDWTDGCVAVTNAEMRDIWARVPTHTPIEIVP